From Glycine soja cultivar W05 chromosome 4, ASM419377v2, whole genome shotgun sequence, the proteins below share one genomic window:
- the LOC114408040 gene encoding uncharacterized protein LOC114408040, with the protein MSSIVKEILASPIQMADQVSKLAEEAQNFRQECLELKSKSEKLAGLLRQAARNSNDLYERPTRRIIDDTEQVLDKALALVTKCRANSLIKKLFTIIPATAFRKTSMQLENSVGDVQWLLRVSASADERDDEYLGLPPIAANEPILCLIWEQVAILLSGASLDERSDAAASLVSLARDNDRYGKLIIEEGGVPPLLKLLKEGRMDGQENAARAIGLLGKDPESVEHIVNSGVCSVFAKVLKEGHMKVQTVVAWAISELAANHPKCQDHFSQNNAIRLLVSHLAFETIQEHSKYAIANKHKSIHSVLMASNTTSAQEEDDDKQVSHPMSGQSSTLMHNVVSNTMAIKSAMEEDDKANTKKQQQQQSGNGSHLAIAGKSIKGREYEDAGTKAQMKAMAARALWQLSRGNLTVCRSITESRALLCFAVLLEKGPDDVQSYSAMALMEITAVSEQHSELRRSAFKPTSPAAKAVVEQLLKVIEKEQAELLIACVRSVGNLARTFRATETRLIGPLVRLLDEREAQVSMEAAIALNKFACTDNYLHENHCNAIIEAGGAKHLIQLVYFGEQMVQISSVTLLCYIALHVPKSETLAQEEVLIVLEWCTKQPHLIDQPSIQPLLPEAKSRLELYQSRGRGFR; encoded by the coding sequence ATGTCGAGCATCGTCAAGGAGATCCTGGCGAGCCCGATACAAATGGCGGACCAGGTTTCGAAGCTGGCTGAGGAGGCCCAGAATTTCCGACAGGAATGTCTGGAGCTGAAATCCAAATCGGAGAAGCTGGCGGGCCTCCTCCGCCAGGCCGCCAGGAACAGCAACGATCTCTACGAGCGTCCCACGCGCCGCATCATCGACGACACCGAACAAGTCCTCGACAAGGCCCTGGCGCTCGTTACCAAATGCCGCGCCAACAGCCTCATCAAGAAGCTCTTCACCATCATCCCCGCCACTGCCTTCCGCAAGACCTCCATGCAGCTCGAGAATTCCGTCGGCGACGTCCAGTGGCTACTCCGCGTCTCCGCCTCCGCCGACGAGCGCGACGACGAGTACCTCGGCCTCCCTCCCATCGCCGCCAACGAGCCCATCCTCTGCCTCATTTGGGAGCAGGTCGCTATTCTTCTCTCCGGCGCTTCCTTGGACGAACGTTCCGACGCTGCCGCCTCGCTCGTCTCTCTCGCTCGCGACAACGACCGTTACGGGAAGCTCATCATCGAAGAAGGCGGCGTCCCCCCTCTGCTTAAGCtcctcaaggaaggaagaatggACGGTCAGGAAAACGCCGCCAGAGCCATCGGCTTGCTCGGGAAAGATCCTGAAAGCGTGGAGCACATTGTCAACTCCGGTGTCTGTTCCGTGTTTGCCAAGGTCCTCAAAGAAGGCCACATGAAGGTTCAAACGGTTGTTGCCTGGGCTATCTCTGAACTCGCCGCGAATCACCCGAAATGCCAGGATCATTTTTCGCAGAACAACGCCATACGCTTGCTGGTTAGCCATCTGGCGTTTGAGACAATTCAAGAGCATAGCAAGTACGCCATTGCGAACAAACACAAATCCATTCACTCGGTTCTAATGGCGAGTAATACAACCAGCGCGCAGGAAGAGGATGATGATAAGCAGGTTTCTCACCCCATGTCGGGTCAGTCATCCACTCTAATGCACAACGTGGTTTCCAACACAATGGCCATAAAGAGCGCCATGGAGGAGGATGACAAAGCCAACACCAagaaacaacaacagcaacagagTGGGAATGGTTCGCACTTGGCAATTGCTGGGAAGAGTATTAAGGGGAGGGAATATGAAGACGCGGGGACCAAGGCACAGATGAAGGCCATGGCAGCCAGAGCCTTATGGCAACTCTCGAGGGGAAACTTGACCGTGTGTCGGAGCATAACAGAGTCAAGGGCTCTATTGTGTTTCGCggttcttttggaaaaaggacCAGACGATGTGCAATCGTATTCGGCAATGGCGTTGATGGAAATCACTGCAGTGTCGGAGCAACATTCGGAGCTGAGGCGCTCTGCTTTCAAACCAACTTCCCCTGCTGCCAAGGCTGTGGTGGAGCAGCTCCTTAAAGTAATCGAAAAAGAACAAGCGGAACTTCTCATAGCTTGCGTCAGATCCGTGGGAAATTTGGCGAGGACGTTCAGAGCCACCGAAACAAGACTCATAGGGCCGTTGGTGAGGCTTCTGGACGAAAGAGAGGCGCAGGTTAGCATGGAAGCGGCCATTGCGCTCAACAAATTTGCTTGTACGGACAACTACCTTCATGAGAATCACTGCAACGCCATCATAGAGGCAGGGGGCGCCAAGCACTTGATTCAACTCGTTTACTTTGGGGAGCAAATGGTTCAGATTTCTTCCGTTACTCTGCTTTGTTACATAGCGCTGCACGTCCCCAAAAGCGAGACACTGGCGCAAGAAGAGGTGCTCATTGTTCTCGAGTGGTGCACCAAGCAGCCACATCTCATCGACCAACCCTCCATCCAACCACTCTTACCAGAAGCCAAGAGCAGGCTCGAACTCTATCAATCCAGAGGAAGAGGATTCCGCTGA
- the LOC114408408 gene encoding uncharacterized protein LOC114408408: MDLPEKLFFAAFLILSVAIDGTQADTMVTGTVFCDQCKDGQRSLFDYPINGAKVTLSCADSNGQITMSREETTNWFGSYTMRFDGAPDLSGCSAHVSGSGQGSTGCGEVAGPSQNPKLMFRMFDMEMYTVDSLLAQPAQPMQYCSTSSNPVPAPDTPTKPPPHFNLPPVPGFPPLPPLPPLPPLPSLPPLPSLPPLPSLPPLPPVIFAEASACPSEKWTLPEYKCYWRGVNGDTKVAVAFGMVAARRYGTDITLWHGLKGRGDPYRTLLREGITALLNSYNSFQFSYHPLGVVQHMNLALMGSTRSVLLTALRFKRANSGAGNVTCKFTTCK, translated from the exons ATGGACTTACCGGAGAAGCTTTTCTTTGCAGCATTTCTCATTCTTTCAGTGGCCATTGATGGAACGCAGGCAGACACCATGGTCACTGGCACTGTCTTCTGTGACCAATGCAAAGACGGACAGAGATCCCTTTTCGATTATCCTATTAATG GTGCAAAAGTAACTCTGTCCTGTGCTGACAGTAATGGACAAATTACAATGTCAAGAGAAGAAACAACAAACTGGTTTGGAAGCTATACAATGAGGTTCGATGGCGCACCCGACTTGAGTGGTTGTTCTGCCCATGTCTCGGGCAGTGGTCAAGGGTCAACGGGTTGTGGTGAAGTGGCTGGTCCTTCACAAAATCCAAAACTCATGTTTAGGATGTTTGACATGGAGATGTATACAGTGGATTCTCTCCTTGCTCAGCCTGCACAACCCATGCAGTACTGTTCTACATCTTCCAACCCAGTCCCAGCACCAGACACACCAACCAAGCCTCCACCACATTTCAATCTACCTCCAGTACCAGGATTTCCGCCATTGCCGCCATTGCCACCCCTGCCACCCCTGCCATCACTACCACCCCTGCCATCATTGCCTCCCCTGCCATCACTGCCTCCTCTGCCACCAGTGATTTTTGCAGAAGCTTCAGCATGTCCGTCAGA GAAGTGGACACTGCCAGAATACAAATGCTACTGGAGGGGTGTGAACGGGGACACAAAAGTAGCAGTGGCATTTGGAATGGTTGCGGCGAGGAGATACGGAACAGACATTACACTGTGGCATGGGTTGAAAGGGAGAGGAGACCCTTACAGGACTCTTCTCAGAGAAGGGATCACAGCACTTCTTAACTCCTATAACAGCTTTCAATTTTCTTATCATCCACTCGGCGTCGTCCAACACATGAATTTGGCTTTGATGGGCTCCACTAGGAGTGTCCTGCTTACTGCTCTACGCTTCAAGAGGGCCAATTCTGGTGCTGGAAATGTCACCTGCAAATTCACCACTTGCaaataa